A window from Peromyscus eremicus chromosome 5, PerEre_H2_v1, whole genome shotgun sequence encodes these proteins:
- the Ces4a gene encoding carboxylesterase 4A, translating to MYLSTRKRYKWLHFSEDCLYLNVYAPVLAAGDPLLPVMVWFPGGAFLVGSASTYDGSELAAREKVVLVCLQYRLGILGFFSTGDSQARGNWGLLDQVAALHWVQENIAAFGGDPDSVTLFGQSAGAMSVSGLLMSPLAQGLFHRAISQSGTAILKSFITHDPLKAAKEVAHMAGCNHNNTRIMVECLRALSGDEVMHVSKRMSFFHANFKKDPKDIVWFLSPVVDGVVFPEDPVVLLTHGQVTPVPYLLGVNNVEFEWALPFLMKFQITRHMMNKKYFTKLLWSFSTLLNITKEQIPLVVKEYLNDAANKHDWTTFRNRVIDLVGDATFVYSTLQAARYHRGTPITESCPTGHALTRMKSTCSWISTQVWV from the exons ATGTACTTAAGCACGCGGAAGCGGTATAAGTGGCTGCACTTCAGTGAGGATTGTCTCTACCTAAATGTTTATGCCCCAGTGCTCGCCGCTGGGGACCCTCTGCTGCCG GTGATGGTTTGGTTCCCCGGAGGCGCCTTCCTCGTCGGCTCCGCTTCTACCTACGATGGCTCAGAGTTGGCCGCCCGCGAGAAAGTGGTGCTGGTGTGTCTGCAGTACAGGCTGGGGATCCTGGGCTTCTTCAG CACGGGCGACAGCCAAGCCCGCGGAAACTGGGGGCTGCTGGACCAGGTAGCGGCTCTGCACTGGGTGCAGGAGAACATCGCGGCCTTTGGTGGAGACCCGGACAGTGTAACACTATTTGGCCAGTCGGCAGGAGCTATGAGCGTCTCGGGATTG CTGATGTCACCCCTAGCCCAAGGTCTATTCCATCGGGCCATTTCCCAGAGTGGTACTGCAATACTGAAATCCTTCATCACTCATGATCCATTGAAGGCAGCCAAG GAGGTTGCTCACATGGCTGGCTGCAACCACAACAACACTAGGATCATGGTAGAATGCCTGAGGGCTCTATCAGGGGATGAAGTGATGCATGTTTCCAAGAGGATG TCATTCTTTCATGCCAACTTCAAGAAAGATCCAAAAGAT ATTGTATGGTTCCTGAGTCCTGTGGTGGATGGTGTGGTGTTCCCAGAGGACCCTGTGGTGCTCCTGACCCATGGGCAGGTTACACCTGTGCCCTACCTTCTAGGTGTCAACAACGTGGAGTTCGAGTGGGCCTTGCCTTTT cTCATGAAGTTCCAGATAACTCGGCATATGATGAACAAAAAATACTTCACCAAACTGCTCTGGAGTTTCAGCACCCTGCTG AATATCACTAAGGAGCAGATCCCACTGGTGGTGAAGGAGTACTTGAACGATGCTGCCAATAAACATGACTGGACGACGTTCCGAAACCGGGTGATAGACCTAGTTGGAGATGCCACCTTCGTGTACTCCACACTTCAAGCTGCACGCTACCACCGGG GGACCCCAATCACAGAAAGCTGCCCTACTGGCCACGCTTTGACGAGGATGAAAAGTACCTGCAGTTGGATTTCGACACAAGTGTGGGTATGA